GTTACAGATGAGATACTTCGGATTCGGATTATCCTTTGGGATGAAGCTCCACTTCATACCCGTCGAAAAGCCGGCGCCGCCGCGACCGCGGAGCCCCGATGCCTTCACTTCTTCGATCACTTGCTGCGGTGTGAGGGTACTCAGAACGCGCTTGGCAACCGAGAAACCTCCCAACTTGGCATACCCAGCGAGCGTCAACGCTTGCGGGTTGTCGAGGTGTTTGAAGACAATCTTCTCAGGATTTGCGTAATCGTAATCCATTATCTCTTATTTACTTTTTACTGTAGGGGCGTATCGCATACGCCCTTCTTTATTCGAGCTCGATGAATCGAACCCCTAAAACAGACAGACAGGGGCGTCTGTCCCTACTGGGATTGCTTCGTCACTGCGTTCCTCGCAATGACACCGCGACAAGAATGTCGCGGCCACGAAAAAATCAGTCGTTCCACTTATCGGGAAGATGGTCGTTGCGCAATTCGGAAATGAGATAATCGAGGCGCGCTTCGGTCAAATTCTCATAAAAGCGATCATTCATTTGCAACATCGGAGCAGTACCGCAAGAACCCAAACATTCGGCGCGGGTCACCGAGAATAGTCCGTCTGGGGTAACTTCCCCTTCGCCCACGTTCAGTTTCTTTTTCAGGTACTCGATGATATGTTCAGCGCCGAGAATGCTGCACGAGATGTTGTGACAGACTTGGAAATGATACCTGCCGACCGGTTTACGGTTGAACATGGTATAAAATGTGACCGCTTCATAGACCCGGATCGGAGAAATTTCCAAGATTTCCGCGATGTAATCCATCGTCGGCACATCGAAGACAAGCCTCTCCTCCTGCGCCCACCAAAGCGTAGGAAGCAAGACCGACAAGCCGCTCGGATACTTTGTCCGCTCGTTTGCGATTTTGGTCAGGGTTGCTTCGGAAAGTTTTTTCATATCAGCAATCAAGCTCGCCAGCGATAACGTTAATCGAACTGATGCATGCAACGGCATCGGCGATTAAGCCACCGGTGATTAGTTCGCAAATCGCATTGTAATAGTAAAAGCACGGTCGCCGCCAATGGACGCGATAAGGGTTCGGACCACCATCGCTGACAATGTAGATTCCCAATTCCCCATTCGGCGATTCGATACTCGAGTACCATTCTCCGACCGGTGGATTGATGCCGTGCATGATAATCTTGAAATGCGTGATCATCGCTTCCATATTCGAGTAGACGTCGCGTTTGGGCGGCAGCACTACTTTCGGTACATCGGCGCGGTACGGCCCTTCGGGAAGACTATCAATCGCCTGTTTTATGATGTTATAGCTCTGCTGAATCTCTTCCATCCGGACTAAGTAACGGTCGTAGGTATCACCATCGGCACCAATCGGAATATCGAAATCGAACTCTTCATAACACGAGTAAGGATATACTTTCCGGACATCCCACTCGTATCCGGTCGCCCGTAAGTTGGGGCCGGTAAAGCCATATTCCAACGCTCGCTCGGAAGATATGCCGGCAACGCCGCGGGTACGATCCATGAAGATTCGATTACGCGTCAACAATTTATGGAAGTCGGCGAGCACTTTCGGAAAACCATCGAGAAACTCGTAGACATCCTTTTTGAACGATTTCGGGAGGTCGCGCTCAAGTCCGCCAATTCTGCCAAAGGTCGTGGTGAGCCGCGCGCCGGTCATGTTCT
This window of the bacterium genome carries:
- a CDS encoding NAD(P)H-dependent oxidoreductase subunit E, producing the protein MPLHASVRLTLSLASLIADMKKLSEATLTKIANERTKYPSGLSVLLPTLWWAQEERLVFDVPTMDYIAEILEISPIRVYEAVTFYTMFNRKPVGRYHFQVCHNISCSILGAEHIIEYLKKKLNVGEGEVTPDGLFSVTRAECLGSCGTAPMLQMNDRFYENLTEARLDYLISELRNDHLPDKWND